The Paenibacillus sp. FSL H7-0357 nucleotide sequence CATATACTTTCTTTTTGCTTTTACTTGCTGGATATAATGACTAAAAATCCTATAGTTTTTTTAAGATATGTAATAACAGTTTACGAAATGGTGATTTACCGAATGTCTATCCTCTCATGTAACAATCTATTTTTGTAACCCATTAAACTTATCAACAACTTTTGTAATATTATTCGATGTTTCCACAACCTTGCTTGCAGTTTGGTAAGGTTTTGAGTTCTTAATAAATGTTGGCAAGTTTTCATCGAGGACTCTTTTATTTTCATCAATATCATCCAAGTGATTACGCTTTAACCCGCTATTTTTCACACTCTTGTATGTATTTCCCATATTATCTATTGCGCTACCTAAAGACTGGCCTTTTTTATCAAATGAATCAACTACCTTATCTGCTTTGCTAAATCCCTTTTGTACAGTCTTATCAACACCACCAATAGCAGAAGTTGCAACTTTGCTAAAAGTTTTGCCTACTGGATTATTGTTTAAAAAATCATACCATCCCAATGTATTCACACTCCTAATTTTCGTCAAATATTTCATTACACTTCTATTATTGCGTTAAACAATTTTCATGTGCACAATGAATAGCTAATTTTAATTATGCCAAAACTATTAACCTTTGAAATTAAAGAATAATGTTCTTAGCCAACTTAATTCCTCATTTAAACTGTTATTTCACAAATTTATAACCTTCTGTATATCGACAGTTGTGTTTAAAATTCGTGCATCCATAAAACGGCCCTCGTGAACCTTTTCTATAGACTAAAAATCCTCCACATCGCGGACATAACTTTGGCTTTTTCAATATCTCTACATGTTGATTAGTATAATCACAACCAGGGAAATTCGTGCACCCCAAAAAGATCGTATTCCCCACTCTACGCGTTAAATGCCCTATTTTGCATTTTGGACACTTTGGATTCTCTGTTACGCTCTCTTCTTGCGTCACTAATTGATAGGGAATCCTATCCTTCTCAATTAGTTCTTTTACAAAAGTAGACATTCGCTGCTCAGAAGTTAAGATGTAGCAAGAATTTCGTGTACGTGTTAGCCCCACATAAAACAGGCGGCGTTCTTCCGCAAATTCAAACGACTCTTGATCCGTAAGCACACAAGAGAGCACAGGATCATCCGCGATTTTATTCGGGAATCCCACGAGACTGTTCTCCGCATTCAGCAAAATAACATGATCTTCTTCCAGCCCCTTGGATTTATGGGTGGTCAAAAACGAGATCCGAAGCTCGCGGTACTTTGAATAGGTAATCTGGGTCTTGTCTGCATTCAGAAGAAATTCAGATTCCTCATCTAAAAAGTTGATATCAAAACCATTGCGTCCAAGTAGAAGGATTTTTGTGTTTTTCCCATATTCCTTCACGATGCGTTCGATGGCTACGCGGAGTGCTGTCGCCTTGTCTTTTTGGTACCCCAAAATACGAAAAGGTTCTGGATTTTGATGCATGGATTTCAATTCTTTTCGGAACTGATTTTCATTCCGCATTACAAAGCGACCAGCCACATCCACAAGCTGCTGCGAGTTCCGATAGGTCTGCTCAATCTTCATCAACTCATGGGTTCCAAAATATTGACCAAAGTTGGTGAAGAGCTGTAAATCAGAACCCGCAAAACGGTAGATCCCCTGCCAATCATCCCCAACACACATGATTTTAGCTTTCGTCTGCTCTTGAATTGTTTGAATCAGGCCAAAGCGGCTTTTCGATATATCCTGATATTCATCAATAATAATATAAGTGTACGGAAAATACGGTTTGTTTCTCCTAACAATATCAGTAGCTTGATTAATCATATCGTTGAAATCGATACTTTTTATCTTCTTTAAATGTTCTTCATAGTAGCTGTATATCGGCCGAACAAGAGATATAAATAGTTCCGTTCGTCGCTTTAAAAAAGGAATCTCGGGTTTCGTTTGGTTTTGCTGAACAAATGCTTCAAATTGATCTACTTCATATCCACTGGACTTAAACAAGTTGATGAAAGTCGCTATCAGCTTCACAAATTCCTTAAAGTATTTATCTTGATTCTCTTTATAAACACTATTAAAAATCGACAGATAATCGGCCTCTTTAAACTTTACCCCATGAGCCAGCAAATATTCCCGTAACTTATCAAGAAGCACCCCCTGCTTATTGAGGTAAGAGTATGTTTCAATCAAAGTCGTTCCTTGAGAAGCATGCTGCTCTCTTTTCCATCTCATGGAGTCTAGGTACTTTTGTTCCTCGATGGGGCTCAGCCAAGGCGTACGCTCCACTTCATCGACGCCAAAATGTTCAATATACAGATCATGCTCAGGTAAGTAAAAATCAGGCTTATACTGACGGTATTGTTCTGTTCGTGTATCAAACGGATAGTCCCGTTCATACTCATACTCCACCGAATTCAAGAATAAAAAATTGGCAATCAAGGTTTCTTCGAAGCTCTTTACCGATTCCCCTGCAAGAGTTTTCAATTGGCTTTTCTGTACATGCGCTGCATGGTCTACATAATCAGATTTCGACATTTTTCCCTTTAAGGTCTCAAAATCCAGGTTACGATGGAAGTCATGGTACTCCCCCAAATTCTCAAACTCAGAATAATCTTTCGGAATACTAAGGTAATATCCAAAGAATTCGATAAGATGCCTAATTTGTTGGTCCTCTTCAAATATCGTATCCTTCATATACGCCTGAATGACTCCCGCAAGATCGCTAAAAATGTCTGGCTTCGCTTGATGATGCTTAGCAATAATCTCAAGACCTAAGGCATGAAAAGTTTTTACGTCTACAGGGAGGTGGAGTCGGCTTTCGATTCGCTCCTTCATTTCTAGCGCAGACTTCTTGGTAAAAGAAATCAGCAATATTTCTTTAGGTTTCACGTGTTTTCGCTCTACCAAATACTTCACTTTGCCTGCAATCGTTAATGTTTTTCCGCTGCCAGCTCCAGCTAATACCAAATTGCTATCTTCATCCGTGACCACAGCGATTCGCTGCTGAGCATCTAGAGACTTCCCATCAATATTGGAGAGTAACTCTTGAGCTTCAATCAATTCTCTCTTGATGTATTCCTTGTTCCAATCTGATCGATACTTGTTCAACTCTTTATAAGCGTCAATGCTTGCGGAAGTCGATTCGGAGATCCCACTGATATCGCCTGAGCTAAAGTAAACAAACGTGTCTTTATACTGAGAAATCAATTTCACAGCTAAAGTATGTGTGAAGTAATCCTTACGAGCTTTCTTTACATCCACAAGAAAAGTCGCAGCATGTTCAGTTTTCCCTGTGATTTCTTCATTTAATTGTATAATACTTGTGCGTAACTTGGAGAAAACACTCCAATACTTTTCTTTTTGAGCTTGAAAAAGAGTTTCAATTTTCAAAAATCGAGGATCAAGATTACGTTGTTCCGTGGGTACTCCTTCAAAATAACGCTCAAGTATAGGGTTAATCGCATGAGGAAATTCCTGCGTATAGAACTGATGCATGTGTTTTGTCGTCAAATTGGTAATTTGCTCTTCTGAAATATAGAATCTCTGCAATGATATTTCTGCAAACCGTCTTTGCAACCCCATGTCCGAACCAGCATAAAGCTTCAGTTGGACTTCAAGCTGTTCCAACATCTTATTCCACTTTCGATTTTCCAAATATGCTTTTATCCATGTAATCAATTACATCACATTGCCCTTCATGCTTAATAAAACTAAGCGAAATATTTTCCCATTAATAATGTATCAAATTAACATGCGAAATACACTTAAAAATAATAATGAAAATCTTACTAATTAAATACTATCTGCTCTATAAAAAAATCCAGCGCATGTCGATGCTGAATTAAGATTTTAACTGTATGCAACTGATCATGCTTTAACAAATTATATTAGACTTATAACTCTGTCTGCTATTAATAGGATGCTCAAGCAAAATAACCATGAAAAAAGCAAATGATATCGCATTAGAAGAGTTCCAGGCTAATTATGCTGAAGAATTTAGTAATTACACTTTCGAGACCAATGAAGTCTATTCCTATAGTGAAACAGAGGTCAAATCGCTTGCTACAAAATCACCTTTCTCGATGATAAAGTAGTGCCTATAGCAGCTTATTTAATTTCTAAGAAGAATGGAGAAATTGTTAATCAATTCAAACGGTGAACAGTAATGATTAAGAGGCCTCTTTAAAATGGGCTCTTTCGTCAATCCAAAACCAAACCTAATGAACCCGACTTTCGTATGGCTCACTGTTCGCGTATAAGCCCTCTTATTTCCATTCCTCACAAACCCCTTTATGTATGAAAAAAGGTGCCCCTACAGAGCAAACAAGTAGACTTCCTTTTAACATATCTACTTCATAAATGAACATTTTTTTGTCAAATAAAGAGATTATTTTTTATGTCAATAAAAATAAAGTTGTAGGCTAATGACGACGATTATTTGTTAACTTATGGAAGGGTTAGTTTTAATATATGTAGTATTTGGAGCGAAAAAGAAGTTATCTGAATTGGTCCTTCCCCAGAAGTTTACTGCATTTGACTATCATTTAGGATAAACTAGAAAATAGTCGTTTAAATGGGCATGAGTTAACGCATACAATCAATCGAAATGAGTTGATGGATCTTGGGGGCATGGAAAGAATTTAAAGAAGGCTTCAATAACGCTGTTCAAACGTCAGGAAAACCAAAATCCATACCAAAAACTTCTACTAATCAAACACCAATCAATCAATCTGGGGAAGAACAAATGAAACAAGAGACAAAAGGTTGTTTTGGGTGTTTAGGTTTTATTGTGGTTATCATATTGATTGGTAGTATTTATTTCGCAGTCACAGATGATAATGAACCTAAGCAAGCGAGTCCCTTACCTGCTGTCAATGTAATTGAAATTCAGAATCCCACTAGAAGCAAACCATCAACTGAACCATCGCCGACGATTATTCCCGAAATTACAAGGAATTTAAGTGATATAGTTTGGAAAGAAGAATCGTATATTCAGAATCTAAAACAGACTGTTCCTCTAAAAAACGGCATAATAAGTGACACAAAGCTTCGTACTAACAAGTTTACAAAAAGTGAAAGCACCACGAAAATAAAGAACGGATTAATTCTAGAACTGGTTGTAGTGTCGGATACCCTTAATAAATCTACTCTAGATCAAATGGCTTATAACATTTTTAACAAGGTTCATTCCCAAAAAACAAGTGTCTCACTGACAAGTGTATTTATTACATTCTCTTTAAAAAGGGGAAACGAATCTTCTGAGTGGCAAAATTATATTTTGGGAATCAATTCAATTAACAAATATTTCAAGAATAACAACACAAGTCCCGATGGATTGTTTAATTGGATTGAGCAGAATTTTAAACTACCTGAAGGGGATTTTTTAGAAGAAGATAATTCGTGGACGACATTAAGTAGGAAGGCATCGCCCAAATAGATCCTTATTGTGATCGTCTTATCAATTTGTAACTATTTATTGACCTGACGGGGGATATTAGTTCAAGGGCAACAGCGGCGACTAAGGCCTGGGTAATAAAGTCTTGGTCGGCTCTTTTTCCTTTAATGATTTTTTTTTGAGTTTGACCTACTTTTAAATTATGGCATAATCCATTCCCCCTATAAATCAAATCATCAAGCCTTTTAAAGCAGGATTAAAATCCCCTTTTGTCGAACATAGGCACCAGGAGGGATTCAATGAAAATCAATTTATTTGGAGACGTAGATCTATGGGAGACTATAGGACCAATAATTTTAGGTGGGATTGCAGTTGCAGTTATTGGCCTTATGTGTTTTCTCATTATTCGGAGGATTGATAATGGATCAATACGTAATTTGGTGGGTATTTTATCGGTAATATTAATTGTTTCGGGATTCTTCGGGACAGTTTACTTTGGAAGTGCATTATGGGGGAGTCGCTGAAAAGTGGCTCTTTTTTGTATCTGAATTTAAAAGGTTCCACTGATCTAATCCATCTGTCCCACAATGTTATCTTTGAAGTTGGTACGCTCCTAGAACTCCTTAAGAAATAAAATCCTACGTATGGCTATGCTCAATGGATTGGGGCAAATGAAAATAAATAAATACAAAAACAAATAAATCGAACAAAAGAAATTTCCTTCTGTTCAATTTAAGTTGATAATTCAAATGTACGTTAATTCCGTAAAGAAGGCTCCAAATGTTGACTCCATATCCCTTCAGCAACTTGTCGAGGTGTAAGATTCTCCTGACTTCCATAGATACTAAAGCTCATTTTTAAGAATAATCGTTTTTCGCCGTCCTCATTACACACAAGCGATTCATTGTGTGCATTATCGCTATGACTATGTGAATGACCATAATAAAGAAATATCTGGTCATAACCACTCGTAAAAAATCTATCTCTCCATATTTTCATTGAAGCTTTTTGTTGTCCATTCACATATAAGTTAAAAATATTCTTTTTTTCGGTTATTTTATCATTTTCAAACTGAAAGTTTGGATTCTTCCCTTTTACCTTCGTAAGAATTTCTTCTAATGTTGCGACAATTTCATTATAGCTATCACGCATAAAATCGTTTCGATTTAATTCTGTATTTTTCCTCAAGTTGGGAATTTTCAAATTATCAAACCCAGTTTCCTTTTCAACCTTTTGGGCTATTGAAGTCCTCGGCTTCAAATCTGGTATTTCTCCAAGGGGTTCTACTGCAAGCCAGGGAACTCCTTGAATTCGATATACAAGTTTTTCTAGTGCCTCAGCGTATTCTTGGTTATCGGAAAAATCGATAACATTATATCCTTGCAAATGGAAGGGGAGTATTTTATTGAAGTCCCCTTGGCCTCTCCCTATAAAAATAAACTTGTCAGGGTTTCTTTTTAGAGTCTCCAAGGACAATAAGGTTTCAAAACCAACGCCCCCAGCTAGAGTATCTGCCTTTTGGGCATATTTCTCTGTAAGCACAAAAACAACAAAATCTCGGTCACGTATATTTTGGATCATCATCACATTCAAATTTGTGGTTTGCGTTTGTGTTATTGTTATATCTATTATAGCTTCAATACCTCTTTTTCTAAGATCCTGCATTAAATCGTACACCCATTGCTGGTGTTCAAGGCTATCCCAACTGTAACTTAAAAAAGCTGTCTTGTGCTCCGATCCCATTACAAGTGACCTCCCAGAGAATTATACTTTCTTCGAATATATAATCAGATGGTTAAAAAAAACGAGAATTTAAACCATTATCATATACCCACTCTTGATGTTCTAGGCTATCCTAACTATAACTTATTGAGGCTGATTTATGCTCCGATTTCATATAATTGAACCTCCAGTATAATATATACCGTATCTAGTATGTAATCTATAATTAGGATATTGAAATTCTAATTTTAGTAATGTAAAAATGGCAGTGCATAACTCTCCCATATCTCTTTAACTATTTGGCGAGTTGTAGGATTGTCATGAAGTTTCAAATTACTAATACCTTTCCTTAATAATAATTTCTTATCATTATCTTCTCCACATGAAAATGAATCGCTATATGCACTAACATTAGAAGAGTATTTGAAAGGCTGACCATTATTCAAACGTTCTTTATTAAAACGACAACGACAAACATGTATATTGTTAATCTTATTTTGTGAATTAATCCATATTTCTATAGATGTCTTATATTCACCACTTAGATATAAATGAAAGGTTCTTTTTTGTTCTATTATTTTTTCTATTATTGTACTAAAATTTGGATATTTCAATTTCACTTCATCAAGTAATTTTTCAAATATTAAAATGATTTCATTATAGTTTTGTTCTATAAAATAATTTTTCTCCGAATGTGTATTCCCTCTCAGATCGGGTATTTGAAAATCCGCAAATTTTATTTCTCTCTCATATTTTTTTTCAATCGTAGCCCCTAGATTCATTGCAGGAACAGCACTAAGAGGCTCTAATTTAAATAAGGGTATCTTATTTATGCGGTGCACTAGTTTATTGAACGCCTCATTGTATAGTCGGTCATCAGAAAAATCAATGATATGATATCCTCGTAGATGAAAGGGGAATATTTTATTAATATCGCCCTGACTTCTCCCAATAAAAATAAACTTATCGGGATTTGTCTTTAAAGTATCCAAGGACAATTTTGTTTCAAAACCTACGCCCCCTTCTAAGGCATCTGCCTTTTGGGCGTATTTCTCTGTAAGGACAAAAATAACAAAATCACGATCACGCAAATTTTGGACCATCATCACATTAAGGTTTATAGTGTGGTTTTGTGTTATCGTAATATCTATTTCAACGTCTATATTTTTTCTTCTGAGGTGTTGCATTAATTCGTATACCCATTTCTGGTGTTCAAGGCTATCCCAACTGTAACTTATAAAGGCTGATTTATGCTCCGATTCCATATAATAAGACCTCCAGAGTGATATTACATCAAGTATATAAGCTTGAGAATAAAGGGTAAACAATGAAAGTTAGGCTCTTAATGAGATAAGGCTCTTATCCCCCGACAAGGAATTGTCCGTAAGTGAATTGACATGATCCTCACTCATATCAATACAAGTTCGTTAATCGTGATTTGGTAATTATTTAGAATGGTTAGCGTCTATTACAGATCATGCAGAAATATAGGATTTGATACAAACGTTAATAACCAAGCTAATTGATACTTGAAAAAAGAAAACCAAAAGAATATAATAAGAATATAAAAAGAAAGTAAAAAGAAAGTAAAAAGAATATCTAAAGTAAGATCTAAGAAAATAAAAAAAGTGAAGTGATTTAATGATTATTATTAAAGTAAATGAAGTACCAAATTCAAAAGAATCCTTGAAGGCGCGCGTTCGCCGAGCCTGGAGAATGAATGTTGATCGCTTATACAATCAAGAAGAACTCGCTGCGGTGTATCGAGGTGAAATTCTTGAAGTTTACAAGATCATCAGTTACAAAAAAGATGAGCAAAGACCTGACCGAGTTGCTTTTGAACTTGAGGAAATCTCAAGCCAGCTAAAGGGGAAAAAAATAATCTATAAAACAGCTAATCCAGCAACAATCTTGGATGTAACAGATTTAGTATTTGTATAAACGAAAAATAAATAATAAAGAGGAGACATGTAAATGATGAGAGACGGACTTCTTTATTCGGATACGGAAAAGGCGATTTTGGATTGGGTGGCTTCCAAAGTGGAAACCGTGCAGGAGATGGAAAAAATCGCGCCATTGCTTGCAAACCTGATGCAACGCTCATCTGAAGGAGCTATTCAGAAGCAAATTGAGGATAGAAAACGAGAAGCTGGTCATAAAGAGTTCTTTTGGGCTAGAAAATAAAGCAAGGCATATGTGAACATTTATTAATAAATTTGAAGCAGCTAGTCTAACTCCGAGAGATCGGAGTTTTTTATTTTTAGGGTATTTAGGCGGGCGTTTAGTGAGGGATAATTTCAATGCATGAATCTGAAGAGGATGAATATTTTGAAGGTGATTACGGATATAGAATATGTGATTTTCGTGGTAAAGAGGCGTCCTACGGAGTAAATCAGTAGGCATCCTATCGAGTTGTATATCTTCCTAAACAAGGCCGTTCATGATGTTCGAAATCAGTGGAATAATCCGTCGTCTTTTCATTGCAAACTTAATGCTGAATCCATCCACTTTCATACTGATCTAATATATAGTACTTTTCTCCATAAAACATCCATTTGTGATGCAAAGAGTAATTTTATTTAACTTGGCAGATCATCCACCATCATATTATAGTAATTATTAGATTTGAATTTGTATTTTAGTAATTTTTTCTAAAATCTTAAACTTAAAATCCTCAAATATCTCTA carries:
- a CDS encoding UvrD-helicase domain-containing protein produces the protein MLEQLEVQLKLYAGSDMGLQRRFAEISLQRFYISEEQITNLTTKHMHQFYTQEFPHAINPILERYFEGVPTEQRNLDPRFLKIETLFQAQKEKYWSVFSKLRTSIIQLNEEITGKTEHAATFLVDVKKARKDYFTHTLAVKLISQYKDTFVYFSSGDISGISESTSASIDAYKELNKYRSDWNKEYIKRELIEAQELLSNIDGKSLDAQQRIAVVTDEDSNLVLAGAGSGKTLTIAGKVKYLVERKHVKPKEILLISFTKKSALEMKERIESRLHLPVDVKTFHALGLEIIAKHHQAKPDIFSDLAGVIQAYMKDTIFEEDQQIRHLIEFFGYYLSIPKDYSEFENLGEYHDFHRNLDFETLKGKMSKSDYVDHAAHVQKSQLKTLAGESVKSFEETLIANFLFLNSVEYEYERDYPFDTRTEQYRQYKPDFYLPEHDLYIEHFGVDEVERTPWLSPIEEQKYLDSMRWKREQHASQGTTLIETYSYLNKQGVLLDKLREYLLAHGVKFKEADYLSIFNSVYKENQDKYFKEFVKLIATFINLFKSSGYEVDQFEAFVQQNQTKPEIPFLKRRTELFISLVRPIYSYYEEHLKKIKSIDFNDMINQATDIVRRNKPYFPYTYIIIDEYQDISKSRFGLIQTIQEQTKAKIMCVGDDWQGIYRFAGSDLQLFTNFGQYFGTHELMKIEQTYRNSQQLVDVAGRFVMRNENQFRKELKSMHQNPEPFRILGYQKDKATALRVAIERIVKEYGKNTKILLLGRNGFDINFLDEESEFLLNADKTQITYSKYRELRISFLTTHKSKGLEEDHVILLNAENSLVGFPNKIADDPVLSCVLTDQESFEFAEERRLFYVGLTRTRNSCYILTSEQRMSTFVKELIEKDRIPYQLVTQEESVTENPKCPKCKIGHLTRRVGNTIFLGCTNFPGCDYTNQHVEILKKPKLCPRCGGFLVYRKGSRGPFYGCTNFKHNCRYTEGYKFVK
- a CDS encoding toll/interleukin-1 receptor domain-containing protein — its product is MESEHKSAFISYSWDSLEHQKWVYELMQHLRRKNIDVEIDITITQNHTINLNVMMVQNLRDRDFVIFVLTEKYAQKADALEGGVGFETKLSLDTLKTNPDKFIFIGRSQGDINKIFPFHLRGYHIIDFSDDRLYNEAFNKLVHRINKIPLFKLEPLSAVPAMNLGATIEKKYEREIKFADFQIPDLRGNTHSEKNYFIEQNYNEIILIFEKLLDEVKLKYPNFSTIIEKIIEQKRTFHLYLSGEYKTSIEIWINSQNKINNIHVCRCRFNKERLNNGQPFKYSSNVSAYSDSFSCGEDNDKKLLLRKGISNLKLHDNPTTRQIVKEIWESYALPFLHY
- a CDS encoding toll/interleukin-1 receptor domain-containing protein, yielding MGSEHKTAFLSYSWDSLEHQQWVYDLMQDLRKRGIEAIIDITITQTQTTNLNVMMIQNIRDRDFVVFVLTEKYAQKADTLAGGVGFETLLSLETLKRNPDKFIFIGRGQGDFNKILPFHLQGYNVIDFSDNQEYAEALEKLVYRIQGVPWLAVEPLGEIPDLKPRTSIAQKVEKETGFDNLKIPNLRKNTELNRNDFMRDSYNEIVATLEEILTKVKGKNPNFQFENDKITEKKNIFNLYVNGQQKASMKIWRDRFFTSGYDQIFLYYGHSHSHSDNAHNESLVCNEDGEKRLFLKMSFSIYGSQENLTPRQVAEGIWSQHLEPSLRN